The genomic window CACCGGCGTGGAGTTGAGCGATCTGCTGGCGAAGTATGGCGCAGCGCTGGACAAGACGACACAGCGTCGAATCCTGCGTAGCTACCTACGGGTGGAAGGGACGGACCATTACTTTGTGCTGTACTCCGCCGCAGAAATTGAAGGGGAGATACACAACGTCGATGTCATTGTGGCTACCGGCATGAATGGCAGCGGGGTAGGAGAAGACGGAGCGATCAAGCTGGTGGCCAGCGGAGACAAGAAGCCGATGCGTTGGGTAAGAAACGCTACGAAAATTTCGCTGGTGACGGTGGATTAAGGGGATTCATCATGGACTTTGAACAGTTGAAGACATTCGTCGAGGTACAGCGGCAAAAGAGTTTTTCCAAGGCGGCCGAGAAGTTGCGGATTACGCAGCCGGCAGTCTCCGCGCAGATTCGCTCGTTGGAGCGTGAGATAGGAGAGACGTTATTCGACCGCAAAGGGGGTAAGGTGACCTTTACGGCGGCTGGGCGGGTCTTTGAGCCGTTCGCCGAACATGCTCTCGACTGCCAGCGGCACATGATGATGATGGTGGCGGAGCAGCTACGTTCTCCGCGAGGAGAGGTTGGGATCAGCGCGCAGGAGTCCACCAGCCTGCATGTTCTGCCGGATGTGTTCGTGGAGTTCAAGAAATATTATCCGAAGGTTGCGCTGAAGATTATTCGGGCAGAGAGAGCACGCACTCTCGAACTGCTCGCTAACCGGGAGATCGATTTTGGGGTTGTCTCTCTTCCTGTAAAAGATGCGCGTTTTACAGTAGAGACAATTCATCGTGATGAGCTGGTACTTGCAGTTCCGAAGGACCATCCGTTGCGCACCGCAAAAAATGTCGTCGTGAAAGACATTGTGAAGTTTCCTTTTCTGCT from Granulicella sp. L56 includes these protein-coding regions:
- a CDS encoding LysR family transcriptional regulator yields the protein MDFEQLKTFVEVQRQKSFSKAAEKLRITQPAVSAQIRSLEREIGETLFDRKGGKVTFTAAGRVFEPFAEHALDCQRHMMMMVAEQLRSPRGEVGISAQESTSLHVLPDVFVEFKKYYPKVALKIIRAERARTLELLANREIDFGVVSLPVKDARFTVETIHRDELVLAVPKDHPLRTAKNVVVKDIVKFPFLLPKQGRQRELILNIFGMQDVQPKTVMEVESGELMKRFILAGLGIGFLPSANIADEIKRGTLEIVKIESLRLSRDLGIVYLKEKSMTRATKAFLEIATRDVGGPGSAGLPTE
- a CDS encoding molybdopterin-dependent oxidoreductase — protein: MKAIRFAGYLTMTMVLGGTLSGIPAQGQGMPEHAHVQAVLSTSLTLVIEGKATTLSVAELQAMPQKTVTVHNPHTKMDENYTGVELSDLLAKYGAALDKTTQRRILRSYLRVEGTDHYFVLYSAAEIEGEIHNVDVIVATGMNGSGVGEDGAIKLVASGDKKPMRWVRNATKISLVTVD